The Panthera leo isolate Ple1 chromosome D1, P.leo_Ple1_pat1.1, whole genome shotgun sequence region GTATAAGGCGAAGAAAAATGTCTCGTGGTTACAGCGAGGTCTCCAGGGCTGGCCAGGTGGGCTGgacagaaggggaggaagagctgCCCAACTGGCTGGCTCCAGCTTCCAGCTCCCAGGGCCTCATGGCCCCTTTCCTGGGCAGGAGCCCCAGACTCATAAGGCTGAAGCTGGGAAGGGTGGTGGGGCAGGGCTCAGAGCCCTCCCGAGTCAGGGCTGGGGAACAATTCCCCTTGGTGATCCAGAAGGAACTTGGTGAACGTGTTGATGGGATTAATGGCCTTGAGGGTGATGGCAGCATCCTTGGCCCACAGCAGGTTAGGGCCGAGGACAACAGCCAGGTTAGTGTTGGTCATCTTGTTCTGGTCACAGTGGGCAGAAATCTGTGGAGGGAATCAGGGGGCTGCAGCAGGAAGCcagagagcctgcttcccattccgAAGAGCTGCAAGGGTGGCagctctcccccccacccccctgccctcctccaggtGAACAGCAGAAGCTGAGGCCGGGTCTCACCTGCACCAGGAAGGCAGTGAGGAAACGAAGCACCTGGTAGTTCTCCTCAGGCAGCGTCCGGAGCACCTGCAGCGTTGCCCCCACTCTCTGGCTCTCATCAATGTCTACAAGGAATTGGGGCCTAGGTCACAGTGGCCCGGGCCTGGGCCGACATGAGGCCAGAAGGGAGACCCCAACCAGACTTTCCTTGGAGGACAGGCCAAATCTACCTGCTCTGAGTGCAGCCCTGACCCCAACCCAGCAGAATAAGCACAGAACTAGGGAGGGAAGACAGGGGCACTCACTGAGGAAGCCCACAACGTGGGGGTAAAGGTCAAAGGTGAGCAAGGGCTCAGGAAGCTCCCGGAGGAAGGTCTTGAGGATGACCGCCGGCAGGTGTAAATCATTGTACTGGTCAAAGTCCACAGGcagccctggggggtggggatggagaagGAGCTGGGCCCAGCACGGAGGCCGGCGGCCCATCCAGATGGCCGATCCAGAGGCCGAGCAGACCCCACTGCCCAATCACCCTCAGCCACTGCACAACACCCTCCTCCCACAGAGCCCTTTCACACaggccttcccctcctcctctgtgatGAGGGGACCGGGTTGAATGGGGCCCCCCAGCGCACATGACACATGACAGTTCTTCTTCATCTCTGAATCTAAACCCAGGACCCGGAAGCCTGACCGATGAGGCAGCAGGCCTGGGACAGCCAGGCAGGAGTGGGACCCATGTAATCACACCAAATGCTACAGAAACCTCTGACCGGAACAGAACGGGGGTCCCTTGCTTCCCAGGCAGCAGAAGGCAAAGAAGTGCCCTAACAGTGACACCCGTGCCCCATCTCCCCCCCGCGCCCCTCCCACTGCGGGCCCAGGCACACCCCAGAGCACTCACCCATGTTGTACTTCTGCTGTACTTCTCGCACAACTTGAGTGTTGGCTGATCTCCGGAAAATCCCCTCAGTAGTGAGAGCTGGGAAACAGTGGGGCCTGGTGAGTCTCAGCTCTGGGGCAGTGTGCAGACTCTTCGACCTGTTCTGTCTTGGGGTTCCAGTGAGGGTCGGTGTGGGTGCTGATGCTCCCCAAGGGGAGCTGGGAGACTGGGCTGAGGAGGGACCTACGGTTTCGGCTGCAGGGGAAGAAGCAGGTCCTGGAGGTCCTGCGGCCAGTGGCCTTGGCACTCACCGTGAGCCTGCAGGTAGGCAACAGTCTCCCGGAGCACAAGCGGAATGGGCTCCTGCTCTGGGTTCTTCTCCTGGAGGCTGTGGGGACAAGAGCAGTGAGCTGGGTCTGTAAGCCCTTTCCGGTCCCCACGTGCCAGGCCTGCCCACCTTTTGCATACTCACTGCTGCAACGAGACCCCAAACTGCTGGTTGGGCAAAGGGGGCCGTGGTGGCATGGGCTTGGGGGCCGTCGCAGGGCTCTTCTGTGTGGATTTGAGGAAGTCATCATAcctgggagagcagaggggagggtcaGGCCCTCGACTTGGCTTTGTCGTCACGTTGGCAACCCTGTGTGTTGGGTACTTCCTGTGCTATTGCACGTGGGTCACTTCATTCAGTCCTCATAGGAGCCCTGCTCTAGTCACAGAGTTTTTTAAGTGACAGGAATGGGATCTGACCTCACACTCTCTGACCCCGTATGCTGTCTCTTACTCATTACCTTCacttcctctgcttcctggggTTCTCAAGGCTTCCTCTGCCCCTGGCTGGCATGTCCTACCCCACAAACATGACACACAAGCACACCCGTGCCCGGCGGGCACACACAGGGCCCAGGCCTTACTTGAGCACTTGGCGAGGGATCCCCAGCTGCTCCAGCTTCACATGCTCGCTCAGCTCGCTCAGGTAATTCACATAGAAGATCTTCTGCCCAAACTTGAAACTGCCGGCAAAATAACGGGCGTGGGTCAGTGGGGGAGGGCCCGTTTTGGCAGACCCCCACCATCCCCTCGGCAGCCCCTCCAAGGTCAAAGGCCGAGCCCCAAAACGGTCTGTCTCCAGGATTCTTGGCCTGCTCAGGTATGTGCTTCAGAGCCGAGAGGGAAGTGTGGGGAGGTCACTGTTCTCCCCCATCAGCTGCTCACCTAATGATGGGCTTAAAGAGGATGAGCAGGGTCTTGATGAACATGGTGGGGTGCACGATGTACAGAGCCTTAATGTTCTTCTTGTACCTGCAGAGACAGAACAGGAACTCAGCAGTGGGCGTGGTGGAAGAGGCACACAGCTAGGTTCTTCGTGCGCATTTTCTGATTTGAGTACTCATGGAAAACCTGAGAGGTAAGTGCCACTGTTGTCCCaatttacagattaggaaacggAGACTCAGGTTAAGTAACAGGGAAGGGCAGGGTGAATAAGTAGAGAAACTGGGGGTTAAACCCAGGACGTTCCAACTTCAGATTCTTTGCTTTTACccaatgctgacagctcagagcctggagcctgcttcagattcggtctctctctgcccctcccccatttgtactctgtctctctcaaaaataaacaaacattaaaaaaattaaaaagaaaatatttagcttTTAGCGTCTGCCAAGCACATTATCTCCTGCTTTCCTCATAACAACTGGGGCTGGGATTATCCCCCTCCTTACAAGTGAGGGCAGGGAGACGCAGAGAGGTCAAGCACTTATCCGAAGTCACACAGCTTGCGGTGGAGCCTGGAGATGAACTGGATATAAGCTCCTGAGCAAGCAGAGGGCAGCCCAGAACCCGGCAGAGCTGTTAGCTCCAGACCTGTCCCCAGGCCCCAACCCACTTGCGGTCAAACTCTCGGTAGGCATCCCGGAGCCAGCTAAGGGAGGGCTTGTTGTCGCTGGTCAGGCCATGGTGCAGGTACAGCAGTGTGTAGTCGCTCTCCACATACTGGTCCAGGGTGTGCTTCAGGTACCTACAAGAGAAAAGCCCATTCAGGCCCATCCTCGACACAGGCGGGGCCCCCTGAGACAGGACTCGGCACCCCAGGAGTCTTCTGCTTGTATCATACACCTCCCCACGAGCCCCTCTCCTGCACTGCCTATTCTGGCCGCATAATCAGTCACCGTGTTGTCGTGGAGGAGATTCAGGCTAGTGGTTGGGCTGCACGGAGGAAGAAGAATGGTAGTAACAGCCCAGGCCAGAAATCAGGAGATCGGGACTGTAACTGAGCCCTCTCACATACCCGCAGTAAAAATGGCAGTAACATTCTCTGCAGGACTGCCCTGAGTCAGTAATAATGACGACAGTCACCATTCATCAGTATTTagcttttaggggtgcctgtgtggctcggtcagttaagcgtccaacttcgcctcaggtcatgatctcaccactcaagagtttgaaccctgcgtcaggctctgtgctgacaactcagagcctggagcctgcttcagattctgtctgtccctgtctctgtctctgtctctcaaaaataaacattaaaaaaatctatatttagcTTTTAGTGTCTGCCAAGCACTTTGTATACAATATCTCCTGCCTTCCTCATAATAATTGGGGCTGAGATTATCTCCTCCTTACAAGTGAGGGcagtgaagctcagagaggtcaagcacttatctaaagtcacacagcttgtggTGGAGCCTGGAGATGAGCTAACTCCAATGTTTGGTCCTGTTGACCAAAGGGCAGCTTATATACTCAACCTCCCATCATAGTCTATAAAGCACTGTGCCCATGAGAGGGGATTGGGGTGACTAGagggtcccctcccctgctctagtCACTGGGCTTTTCTTGGACCAAAGAGCCACATCTCAAGTTCCCCATGCTCACAACATAGTACCTACCACCCCACAGAAGCACATACATGCAGAGGTGTTGAGCACCTAAAGTGGATAAGTACAAAGGGGACAGATAAGAATTCTAGAATGGGAAAGGAGTCCAGGGAAAGTTCTTTCTGGTTGGCGAACCATGCTCAGACCCCAGCAGAACACCACTCCAGGCTGAGAGGCTGGGCCTACAGGAAGGCTAAGGACTTCTggggggggcaggcgggggggagggagggatggtgCCGGGGGAGGTATTCAAGGATTTGAGTAAGTGCTCAGATACAGCCTGACCTAACCCAGACACGGTGCCCTATATCATGGCCCAGGGTGCTGGTCTGGCCCACACAGGCAGGCATGTGAAGTATCTAATGCCGGATTATTACTGTGATTCCAATCCTTATTGCTACATGGTAATTACCCCTTGTACACATTGAGCACTTTGCAGTCTGCAAAGAGCTGTCACATATAAAGATGCCATTCTGTAActataaaatagcaaaaattgtGGTGAAAATACAGTCATTCTTTGATGAATGTTATGGCCTTTTTGGAGGGCAGTAAAGTGATGTGTATCAGAAGCTGAAAGATGTTCATACTCTTTGATCCTATAAAAATATACCCAGGAATTTATGCTaaagaaacaatcagaaatgAACAGAAGCATTTTTGTAGAAGGCTGTTCATTGCATGTGGCCTgttttacaatggaaaaaaattttttgagcacCAAGCTAACTGTCCAAAAACAGGgaactggttaaataaaatacaggatatCTATAAATAGAAAACCTTACAAGATGTTTCTGCAGACAGAACCTATCTGTGAAGTTAGGCGTCAGAAGAGCAGTCACCCATTGGGGTAGTGACTAGAAGAGCAAAGGGAGGTCTGTGGGTGTGGATGACATGGtgtattccattaaaaaaaagctttttttaaatgttttatttatttttgagagagatagggcatgagtgggggaggggcagagagagagggagacacagaatctgaaacaggctccaggctccgagctgtcagcacagagcctgacgcggggcttgaactcacagaccgtgagatcatgacctgagccgaagccggccgcttaaccgactgagccacccaggcgcccctggtgtattccatttttggaaattctttatttttttatttttttaatgtttatttattttttaagagagagacagcaggggaggggcagagagagagggagacacagaatctgaaccaggctccaggctctgagctgtcagcacagaacctgatgcagagctcgaactcacaaaccgcgagatcatgacttgagccaaagttagatgcttaactgactgagccacccaggtacccctggtgtattccatttttgaaaatttatcaaGTAGTATACATAATTTGTTCACTTTTCTCTGCACACATATGCCaataacatgtttttaaaggATATCTTTGAAGAATGTTTAATGCTCAGAAGATGTTATATAAGATACAGAGGGGACTATACACCTGtatatattatagaaaaaaataagaagtgaatacactaaaatattAACACTAGTTTTCTCTCTGGGTGGTAGGTTTATGGGAGATTttatttatccttgtattttttctttatagctaCTTACgtttttctaaattcttgaaATCTGTAATACTTTACAATGATATACAATGACATTTCATGTATATTACCTTTACCTAATGcccacaacaaccctatgaggtgggcacaattcttatttttatagggTTCAGAAAAGAGCTGCCCCCAagcacacagctagtaaggagTACAGCTGAATCCAAGCTTCGGGCATTTTCTATTTCAACCTCCCAGATCTGGCTGGACAGCTGGGAAAGGCCAAGGCTGAGATAATGTGATTGATCCCCACTGAAAGTGCTGCCGTGCAGGCTGCATGGGGGCAGGGAGACCCCTTTGGGAAGGGGTGGAGGACAGACAGGATGGATGCAGGGGGCTTCCAGAAATCAGAGGAAGCCTCCTGAGTAGTGGAGCCTCACTCAGCAAGCTTTCTCCTGAAAACTGGGTGCtttcccatctccttcctctgATTTTCTCCCACTCAGACTATTATCTGGCCAGGAGTCTGTCACCTGCCAAATCAGACAGGCTGTGTTAAATCAGAGGGTAGGGGTGTGACTCAGCTACCCTCAGGCTGAGCTCCCTGGCCTGCTCCTGGCTAAGCCATGTGATGGGCCTGAACAAGGCTCGGCCTGCCTGGCTGAGGGGCGGCAGGAGAAGGGTTCAGGAAGCCAGAGAGGAAACTCACACAAGGCCGGAGAGACTCAGGCCTGGCTCACCAGGACTGCAGATGCTGCACTCAGGCCCTTTCCCATTCTGCAGCCGCGCCCTTGGCCTGCCCCGACCCCTCACCACCCCCTACATGCACAGAACCATTCAGGATCCCAAAGAGCTGGTATCAGTTTCAGGGAGTGCTTTAGTAGAGATCAGGAGAGAAGTGCAAGATGGTAACTGGACACACACTAAGGCACCTCAGAAGACCGTTCTGGCCCGGCATCCACGGAGGTCCTGCGCCCAGGACCACATGCCCCGGTCCCCATGGGTCCACATGCCCGGGGCCCAGTGGTGGCTCAGCAGTGAACACTTATCAGGTTTCTAGACCAATCAGAGCTATGACATATATTTGGCTAACAGAATCCAGATAGGTACAGAAGCCACTGGCACCAAATCTGACACAAAATTCACTGATTATTCATCTAAATGATGAACAACTGCAACCACATCAGAAGCACCACATCATAATAATCAGTCCTCCTGTGTGGATAGCATTTAACTTTTCCGGGCACATCCGCATGCAGTATCTCCCACAAGGAAGGAGGGCTTGATTATGAAAAGAGGCTTGAAGAGATGAAGACACCCTTCTAAGGCTGCAGTTTCCCAGACTAGAAACCAGGTCTGACTCCTAGTGCAGTGCTCTCCCCAAAATGTAAAATAGCTCCCAcgggagaagaggagaggcacTGAGGGAAGTGACGGTAAGGAGAATGGCATCAGCCGATACTGGGTGTAGGTCCCTCCACCTTGCCCAGGGGTACTCACCCCAGGAGCTTGCTGTGGTCCAGCTGGTGGCTCGGGGGCATTCGGCAGGCACTAAACACGATGATCTTCCGCCCATACTTGTCGTCTCCTAGGTGTGGAGAAAGATGGAGCACAGTGGGTGGCAGATCAGCCGAGAGAAGCGGGCTGAGGAACTGAAAGGTGCCGGGCCTGGAGACCTGTACCACATAGTGCAGGGGCCAGAGGGGCTAACGCAGACATACCTCTGGGCAGCTGTCTGCACTCAAGGATGTGTCACTGAAGAAAGAGGGACAGGTTGCTCTCAGGGCTACTGAGCTGGGGtctaaaaaaataacagctttttaaaaagtcacacctggtggaaacacccaaatgcccatcaacgcATGAACgcatgaagaaaatgtggtatatccatgcagCAGATATATtgtttggccataaaaaggaatgaagtactgatccaTGCTACATtatgaatgaaccttgagaacatgatgctaagtaaaagaagtcagatgcAAATGCCTCCATATTGTACGACTCCACTTATATGAGTTATCTAGAATAGGGAAAtccggggcgcctaggtggctcagtcaattaagtgtccaacttcggctcaggttcatgattctcacagcttgtgggcttgagcctcgtgtcaggctctgtgctgacagctcagagcctggagcctgctttagattctgtgtctccctctctgcccctcccccattcacactctgtgtctctctttcaaaaataaataaaaggttaaaaaaaagatgttatgcatcccaatgtttatagcagcactatcaacaatagccaaagtatggatagagcccaaatgtccatgtcATACTCTCCCAaagtccatcgatggatggatgaatggataaagaagacgtagtatatacatacaatggagtattactcggcaatcaaaaagaatgaaatcttgccatttgcaactaactatgtggatggaactagagggtattatgctaagcaaaattagtcaatcagagaaagataaatatcaaatgacttcactcatatgaggactttaagacacagaacagatgaacataagggaaaggaagcaaaaataatataaaaacagggaggagacaaaacataagagactcttaaatacaaagaacagagttgttactggaggagttgtgggaggggggatgggctaaatgggtaaggggcattaaggaatctattcctgaaatcattgttgcactatatgctaatttggatgtaaattaaaaaaaaaataaaataaaaataaaatgagaaaaaaaagatgttagaatAAGTAAATCCACATAAACAaagcaaactggtggttgccagttGCTGGGAAGAGGGGAGATTAGGGATTGGCTCTTTATGGTTATAGGATTTAGAATGGGTATGGATGAAATTGTGGGACTAGACAGAGGtggtggttgtacaacattgtgaatgtactcaTCACCAccaactgtaggggcgcctgagtggctcagttggttaagcaactgactcttgatattggctcaggtcatgatcttgaggttcgtgggatcaagtcccatgtcaggctctgcattgatagcacacagcctgcttgggattctctctctgcccctcccctgctcacactctctcaaaataaaaaaataaataagcattaaaaaaaaaaaaaccaattacatactttaaaatggttaattttgttatttaaatgtcaccttaacttaaaaaaactgaaagtCATGCCCATCAAAGCAACTGCTATCTAGCAAGTTATCTTAAAAGCCAATGCTCATTCCAGAAGTGCCCTCTCTGAGCAGCGTATTTGGGAGACTTCTTGAAACTACCTTCTGAGCAAGTCCAAGGCCACTGAGGAAATGGGTGTGATTACTTAATGGTCCAGTCTCATCTTTGACCACtatcacattttctgattttattactAGAATTATTAACCACACTTGGCTCTGACTGACTCCTAGACATTCCTAAAAATCATACCCCTTCTCATtaaggatattatttttttaactatttatttatttgggggagagtgcaagcaggggaggggcagagagagaggaacagaggatttgaagtgggctttgtgctgacaggctgacaacagtgagcctgatgtggggctcaaacttacaaaccacgagatcatgacttgagctgaagtcagacgcttaaccaactgagccacccacgtgtccctctCATTAAGGATATTCTAAAGAACATGGAGTTCAGAGGAGTTTGAAATGCTTTGCAAGAATGCTCATTTGGCAGTAATCACTGGGGTGTTTGCCCCAAACTGGTCACTATTTGATGGTCTAATCTGGCTTTGTCAAGAAGCTGGGcagcttttggggtgcctgggtggcttagtcagatgagcatccgacttcagctcaggtcatgatctcgcagttcgtgagtccgagccccacgccgggctgtgtgctgacagttcagagcctggagcctccttcagattctgtgtctctctctctgccccttccctgctcatgctctgtctgtctctctctaagacaaataaacactaaaagaagcagcagcagcagaagcagcagcagcagggcaGCTTTTGACACATCTCCTACTGCCCTCCAAGGTGAGATGCTCTTGCAGGGTCAGCACAGCACTCACCCCAAACAAAGCTCAATGAGGACAAGGCCTGGTCCTCACTGCCCCATGTCCCAGGGACCTTCCCTACATCTTTTCCTTCACAACCCTGCAGAGACACCAAACCACAACTGCCTAATCCCCATTGCTTCAGGGGCAAATGAGAAGACTACTTACACAATCCATGAAACACATTGCATCTGTTCTCCACCTACCTCTGAGGATTAAGGaaccctccccccctgccccccggccccATGCCTTGCTGACTGCCCTTCTCCATATTTAGTAAGCCATGATCTTGATGCTTCTTCTCGGTCAGTGACCTAACCCAGGAGTCAGTGCTTTTCCGAAGTGGTTGCCAAGGCTCTGACCCTTTTCTCCAGGGCTGGGGCAAAACTCAGAGGGGCTGAAGGAGGCTTCTGGAATGTGGGCAGCATGGCCCCAGGCCCTGCTGGCTGCATGGCTTGGTGCTTTGGCCTAATTTAGCACCTCACTCCCAGCTGTCTGACTACCATATCCAACTTCTAGATCAGCCCCTTCTTTGGAATGACTCACAGGATTCTCCAGGCTCACACACTTTCAACACAGACATGCTTGCAACTCAGTCCACATCAGGCAGCTTTGGGACACTGCTGTTTCTTTTGTCAGACAGAACTTCCTTGAGACAattctgctcccctcctccaggcTAACTCCTTGAAATCCTTAAGACTCATTCCAGAAGACTTtgtcctcccctccttccccgaGACAGGTTAGCTGTTCCTCTGCCGTGATACTTTGACTCTTCTGTATAATTGTTTATGTGCTTGTCTCCTCTACTGGCTTGTGAGCAGGAGCCATGGCTCATCCACCTTTGAAACTCCAGTGCTGGTCCAGAGCCCAGCATGTGGCAGATATTCAAGAAACGTTGGAAGCCTGCATAAAGTCATAGGTCAGCATTACGTGGTATGCATGGTTCTATTTTGGAATTTGTTCATGATGATATCTAGGTTACGAGATTGCTTTAGACGGTTTCCTGGACAGAGTTTCTCCAAACTTACAAGCAGAGAGCCCTCTGCAAGCCAGTCTGAGGAGAAGGTGCAGCCTCATCTCATCCAACAACAGGTCTATTTTGCAAGACCACCTGCTGTCATACCCTAGCCTAGATCCCGAGGTACTGGGTTCCCTCCAGTCCAGTGCGGGGTGGCTCTCAGGCCTGTTCCAATCCCTTCCCATAGACTGACAGAAGAAGCAAGAGCAAAGTGGTAGGGCAGGGACAAAGGATCAGCCTGGCTGATCCAGCCTCATGTACAATCTGGAACCTTCTGCCATGAGCATGTGAGGGGAGGGACATCTGCCTATTCCCCTCTAAGCAGAGGAAAGGCCTGGAATGTAGAGGAAAATGCAAGGAGGAGCATGGAGGTTCCAAAAGATTCTTTTCATCCTGCcaccaccatcccccaccccccccacggACGATGCAGCCCTCATTGGTTGG contains the following coding sequences:
- the ARHGAP1 gene encoding rho GTPase-activating protein 1, which codes for MDPLSELQDDLTLDDTSHALNQLKLASIDEKNWPSDEMPDFPKSDDSKSSSPEPVTHLKWDDPYYDIARHQIVEVAGDDKYGRKIIVFSACRMPPSHQLDHSKLLGYLKHTLDQYVESDYTLLYLHHGLTSDNKPSLSWLRDAYREFDRKYKKNIKALYIVHPTMFIKTLLILFKPIISFKFGQKIFYVNYLSELSEHVKLEQLGIPRQVLKYDDFLKSTQKSPATAPKPMPPRPPLPNQQFGVSLQHLQEKNPEQEPIPLVLRETVAYLQAHALTTEGIFRRSANTQVVREVQQKYNMGLPVDFDQYNDLHLPAVILKTFLRELPEPLLTFDLYPHVVGFLNIDESQRVGATLQVLRTLPEENYQVLRFLTAFLVQISAHCDQNKMTNTNLAVVLGPNLLWAKDAAITLKAINPINTFTKFLLDHQGELFPSPDSGGL